The genomic interval CCGCCCGCCGGAGTGAATTTGATCGCATTGCTGATCAGATTCGTGATCACCTGCACGATCCGGTCGCTGTCGAATTCGATCGGCGGCAGGCCAGGCTCGATCTCGGCCGTCAGATGGACGCCTCGCTTGGCCGCAAACGGCTGCATCGTGTTGTATGCGTCCTCGACCGTCCTGTCGATGGCCCCTTCCTGCATATGGAACGTCATTCTTCCCGCATCGAGCCTCTGAAAATCCAGGACATCGTTGATCAGCCGGCTCAGCCGGTCGATGTTTCGCTTGGCGATGTCGAGGAAATGGGCCTGGTCCTTCTTGATCCGTCCGGTTTCTCCGTTGAGAACGATCGTCACCGCTTCCTTCATCGAAGTCAGAGGCGTCCGGAGTTCGTGCGAGACCGTCGAGATGAACTGCGATTTCATCTCCACGGCCTCTTTCAACTCTTCTTCGGCTCGCTTGCGGTCCGTGATGTCGTCGATCGCCACGACCACGTGTCGGCCCGAATCGATGTTCACGGGCTCGACACTGACCACGAGCCAGGGCGAGTGTGTCGCGCCATGGTCGTTCAGCACCGGGCAAATCTCGAGACCGCGGATCGGCTTGCCCAACTCGAACACCATCTCAATCATGGCGCGCAAAGAGCATGGCACATCCTCAGTCATGTTGTGGCAGCATTGGGGCCCGGTGCCACACAGCGTGCAACTGAGGGCCTCGCAGGGCCCCTTCCCGATGATCTCACGGAAGTCCCGGCCCGAGAGATGGCGAATCGTCTCGTTGGCGCGTACAACCGTCAGTTCCTCGTTCACCAGCAGCATGCCGACCGGGGCCGCGTCGAAGATCGCCTCGAGGTTCTTTTGCTTGCGATCCAGAATCTCGTGGATGCAGGCGCGCTCGGTCACATCCGCGTCGGCCCCGCGATAGCCAAGGAGTGTGCCGTCCTCGTCGAGAATCGGCACGCCGCTGCGCAGCAGAAACACGACCCGACCATCCTTGTGCAGGTTCCGCGTCTGGAACTCGGTGAACACGTCCTTCTTGGCGAAAATCGAGAACGCCCTGGTTCTTAACTGGGTCGCCTCGTCGGGATGAAAGAAATCATAGAAGTGCTTCCTGCCGAGAATCTCCTCGGACGTGTACCCCAGGATCCGCTCGATGATCGGGCTGACATAGGTGTACAGGCCGTTCGCATCGACCTCCCAGATCCATTCGTTGGCGTTCTCCACCACCTGCCGAAACCGCTCTTCCGACCGGCGCAGCGCCTGTTCCATCTGCCTCCGCTCGGTGATATCCCGAACGACCCCGATCGATCCGGTGATCTGCCCGTCGCTGTCTCTCAGCACGCTCAGCGAGATATCGACGTCGATCAGGTCGCCTCCCCCTCGATACATCCGGGTCTCCAGATGGTGCTGCATCCCCTTCTGTCGCACGCTCTTGGCGCGGATTCGCTGCCATTCCGATTCCGGATACAGGCTCTTGACGGACCGACCGAGCAGTTGCTCTTCGGACATGCCCAGGAGTTGTTCGGTGAACTGATTCCACGAGACGAGGCGTTCGGCCTTGTCCACCATCATGATGGCGACGGCGGAATTGTCGAAAATGGTACGATAGCGATGTTCGGCCGCCTGCAACTGCCGTTCGGCCTTCTTGCGTTCCAGCGCGTAGCGGATCGATCGCATCAACAGCGTGCTGTCGACCTGCCCTTTGATGAGGTAGTCCTGCACCCCCTTCTGTACGGCCGACGTCGCGGTGGCTTCGTCGTCCAGGCCGCTGAGCACGATAATCGGCACGTGCGGGGCCCGGCGCTGAATGTTGACGACCGATTCCGTTCCACGACTGTCGGGCAGCCCCAGATCGAGCAAGACCACGTCGAAGGACGACTCCTTCAGAGACTCCAGAGCCCTCGACAGGCGGTCGGCATAGACAACCTCCGTGACCTGCAGAGATGACTTCGCCAGGAATCTCTCCAACAACTTGCGATCGACAACGTCATCTTCAACGATGAGAAGTCGCAGTGGGTGTGCCGTTGTCACGGGCGTTCTCCTTCACAGTCGGCCGGCTTTCGGTTACGCCTGCCCTCGGGCCTTTACAATCGCCTGGATCTTGGCCATGAGTTCGGCGAAATCGAACGGCTTGGTCACGTAGTCCGAGACGCCGTGGGCCGACGCGGCGGCAATATCCTTCGATTCGCATCGCGCAGTCAGCATGATGACCGGAATGTGCTTCAGCGTGGGGTCCGCCTGGAGCCGTCCGAGCATTTCGTGGCCGTCCATGACGGGCATGTTCGTATCGAGAAGGATGAGATCCGGCTTCTCGGCCGCCGCCCGCTCGAGTCCTTCCTGCCCGTTCGAAGCCGTCACCGTGCGGCAGGCGGCACACTTGAGACGATATTCCACCGTGCTGATCAGGTCCGGCTCATCGTCCACGATCAGGACCTTGATCTGCGAGGTCTTCTTCTTTGCTTTGAACAGTCCCAACATACTGGTTCCTCCTTTGCGATAATTGCCTTTGGCGTCCCTGGCGAGCAGGTCAATCAATGACGTTGCTGTTCCGGACCCTTCGACGGGTTTGATGCCTCTGGCGGCTCGGCGCCACGGGACAGCAGCGAGGCCCCGCGAATCGTCTCATGGCGCGCGGCGACAGGGGCCGGTATGGGCTCTCCCCGGTCGATGTGGGGCGAGAGAAGCACGACCAGTTCCGAACGGTTCGTGATCGTCCGTCGGTTCCGGAAGAGGTGGCCGATCAGCGGCAGGTCGCCCAGCAGCGGAATCTGACTGACTTCCAGCGTCTTTTCCTGACGTCGCAGTCCGCCCATGATCACGATCTGGCCGTCTTCGAGCAGCAGAGACGTATTCGCCCGCCGGGTGTCCACGACGGGCACCCCCTGCTCGCTCACCCCCGTTCGGACGTTCTGCTCGGCCGTAACCGTGACGAAGATGTTGTTGCCGTCGGTCACGGTTGCGGTGACCTGGAGGGTGACGCCGACCTCTTTGAACTGCGTCGTGCTCAACGCCTCCTGCCCGCCGGTGGCCGAGTCGATCAGCTCCTTGTACGGGATCTCCTCAACGGCCTGGATCGTTGCCGATTGACCGCTGACCACCAGCGTGCTCGGACTGGCCAGGATGTCCACGTCCCTGGTTTGCTGGAGCGCATGAAGGACGTAGCGTACGCTGCCGGTGATGACACTGATGTCGCCGCCGATCCCGACCGTGTTGAACGCGGTCGCGTCACCGATGGTTGTGGCGTTCTCGGCGGTCGAACGAAGCCGGCTGCTGCTGAGGTTCTGCCGATAGACGACATCATATCGATTGTCCGACAACAGGTCCCAGTTGACCCCGATCTCGGTGTCGTTCTTGAGTTGCACGTCGAGGATGACCACCTCGACCATGACCTGCTGCGGAATTCGATCCGCCTTGCGGATCTCGGCGAGAATCCGGGCCATGTTCTCGGCCGAATCACAGACGACCACGGAATTGTTCTTCTGATTGACCGCCACCATGCCGAACGGCGTCACCATCCTGTCCAGCACAGTCTTGAGACTCGTGGCATCGAGGAACTTCAAGACCACCGTCTCCAACACAAGGTCGGGCCTTTCCTCCATCAGTTCCGTTGGAGGAGCAACCGGCTCCGGCGATGCCGTCATCAGCTCGGCAAAGGGATTCTCGCGGCCCACAGGTCCGGCGTC from Anaerobaca lacustris carries:
- a CDS encoding PAS domain S-box protein; its protein translation is MTTAHPLRLLIVEDDVVDRKLLERFLAKSSLQVTEVVYADRLSRALESLKESSFDVVLLDLGLPDSRGTESVVNIQRRAPHVPIIVLSGLDDEATATSAVQKGVQDYLIKGQVDSTLLMRSIRYALERKKAERQLQAAEHRYRTIFDNSAVAIMMVDKAERLVSWNQFTEQLLGMSEEQLLGRSVKSLYPESEWQRIRAKSVRQKGMQHHLETRMYRGGGDLIDVDISLSVLRDSDGQITGSIGVVRDITERRQMEQALRRSEERFRQVVENANEWIWEVDANGLYTYVSPIIERILGYTSEEILGRKHFYDFFHPDEATQLRTRAFSIFAKKDVFTEFQTRNLHKDGRVVFLLRSGVPILDEDGTLLGYRGADADVTERACIHEILDRKQKNLEAIFDAAPVGMLLVNEELTVVRANETIRHLSGRDFREIIGKGPCEALSCTLCGTGPQCCHNMTEDVPCSLRAMIEMVFELGKPIRGLEICPVLNDHGATHSPWLVVSVEPVNIDSGRHVVVAIDDITDRKRAEEELKEAVEMKSQFISTVSHELRTPLTSMKEAVTIVLNGETGRIKKDQAHFLDIAKRNIDRLSRLINDVLDFQRLDAGRMTFHMQEGAIDRTVEDAYNTMQPFAAKRGVHLTAEIEPGLPPIEFDSDRIVQVITNLISNAIKFTPAGGDIRVRVRRRDEHVLIQVSDTGLGIPREALARIFERFYRVRRPGKEIQGTGLGLPIVSRIVTGHGGRIDVESEPNKGTTFTVSLAIKPSAPPETLSRQADEHLETTLHEK
- a CDS encoding response regulator transcription factor, yielding MLGLFKAKKKTSQIKVLIVDDEPDLISTVEYRLKCAACRTVTASNGQEGLERAAAEKPDLILLDTNMPVMDGHEMLGRLQADPTLKHIPVIMLTARCESKDIAAASAHGVSDYVTKPFDFAELMAKIQAIVKARGQA
- a CDS encoding type II secretion system protein GspD yields the protein MNRLQCSPKATIVLVLVFGLAGASGRASLLSGDAGPVGRENPFAELMTASPEPVAPPTELMEERPDLVLETVVLKFLDATSLKTVLDRMVTPFGMVAVNQKNNSVVVCDSAENMARILAEIRKADRIPQQVMVEVVILDVQLKNDTEIGVNWDLLSDNRYDVVYRQNLSSSRLRSTAENATTIGDATAFNTVGIGGDISVITGSVRYVLHALQQTRDVDILASPSTLVVSGQSATIQAVEEIPYKELIDSATGGQEALSTTQFKEVGVTLQVTATVTDGNNIFVTVTAEQNVRTGVSEQGVPVVDTRRANTSLLLEDGQIVIMGGLRRQEKTLEVSQIPLLGDLPLIGHLFRNRRTITNRSELVVLLSPHIDRGEPIPAPVAARHETIRGASLLSRGAEPPEASNPSKGPEQQRH